The sequence CACGGCCCTACGGTACCTGGGCCAGTATTACTTTAAGAGCAAACGCTACGACGAGGCCTCCCTCTGCGCCCAGCGCTGCTGCGACTACAACGACGTGAGTGCCCGCCTCTCgccctcctgtgtgtgtgtgtgtgtgtgtgtgtgtgtgtgtgtgtacagacctgctgatctcagatctgtcTCTGCAGGCCCGAGAGGAGGGAAAGGCTCTGCTGCGGCAGATCTCACAGGTCCGGGATCAGGGGGAGGCGTCCGCGGGTGACCTCTCGCTCCCCTGCGTCTTCGGGTCGCTGTCCAACAACAACACCCCAGTGCGCCGGATGTCGCCCCTCGATCTGTCCTCGGTCACCCCCTGACACtgaccctccccccccccacgacacgcgccccctctcctctctctcccctgtcaaACCTGTCCTCGGTCACCCCCTGACactgaccccgccccccccccacgacACGggccccctctcctctctctccccctgccgtTCGTGTCCCCcctgtcctcttctctctcactcacctgtccctccctccctcactcacctGTCCCTCGTCTCCCCCTCCCGCTGAGTGTCTGCTTTGACATCCTCTCTCAGACTCTGGGAGTCCTTggtctgctctgctctgctctgctctggagCCCTGAAGCTTAAAAACCTCCCGCTCCTTATTCAGACGGTCTCCCGCGGTGGTTACCGTCTCATCTCATCCGCACcctgtgggtggggggggagagttCCGCTCCGGTTTCTCAGAATCGGAGCTGCTCATCAGAGACACTGCGGGGGGCATCTCCCTTTGTGATGCTGTAGACGGAGGAGAtggcagtgagacagaggagtCAGAGGGAGGCCTGTCTCTAATTCTCACCGATACCCTGCTACCCTGCCCTGCATTTACACCCGAGCGCACAGCTCTCCCCTGTAAATAAGAGCAGACGTCCTCACCCTTACAAGGCTGGTGTTGGCTCAGAAGATGAGGTGCCTCTCAGCTCCATCCTGGCTGCTGATGAAGCGGGCCGGGGTGACGACGACACCCTGCTAGTGTGCTTTTTAACAGGGTGCTGATGACATCCTGCCATTGCAATGGTAGCAGCTTGTTTCAAGCAGCCGGGTGCCCGTGTGTGTCCGAGCTGCCTGCTCCTGTCGGCGTTAGGCATAGTGGTCGCAGCCATGTGGATTGATGTGACTGGTATGCAGGGAAGGGCTCTGCTCGATTTGCACGTGTCTCTTATGCAGTGCCAAACCCCTGCTGTGCTCTGAGCCTGTGGGTGACATCGAGAGTGAGGTGCGTCTTCCCAGAGAAAATCATTAATGTCAGTCATACTGGAGCAGATTGGAATTTTCCCTGATTCGAATTGATCGGTGGGCCCAGAGGTGCACCTGAGCAGAACTGCTAGGACTGACCCCACTGGTAGGTGGCGCTGTTGAGCACTGGGAGATTATTTTGCAGTGATGGAGCACATGTAGCTGAAATACACAAGGCCGACAGAAATGCTTTCCTTTCCAGAAAAAGCGCCCTCTCTTGGCTCATCAGATTTTACACTCGCAGTTTTTGCATGATTTTGTGTTTAGTAAAGGAGGAAGATAAGGAGAAAGCAAGTTTGGCTTTgtaataaaattcaaaacagcCCTTGTAAAGACTCCTGTATTTGTAAAGTACTGTAACGTTGGCTGGTATGTCTGTTTGAATGACTTGTACATGGAAAATAAAGTAATCCTTTTTCCACATTGGAGTGGTGATATTCACAAAGGTGAAAGATTAAACCTGCAGTTACCAAGTAAAGACCTCCTTGTCTACAGTTCTGCCAGTGTTCTGTAGTCTGTTTGAACTTTGAGAAAGCCCTTTATGTGATCAATTCAAAGCCTGTGAGGTGAAACGGGTGTAATTGGGTCTCTACTCGTAAAGAAAcacttaaaactgaaaatttctGATGAAAATGAGTTCATGTGTAGAAGGAGCTGAAATGTCTGCACGTGCTTTGAGGCACAGGCTGAACACAGCGATGGGAAATCCAGTGTGACAACAGGGAATGCAGTTTTgcacatgaatatgaaaatcaGCATATGAAAGATACGGGGACAGGTGGCTGTGCAGTCAGTATGCACTTGGCTCTGTCCTAAAcgcataaaacacaccaaagctcCCAGCCCTGTATCCAGCTTAATTggcatgaaaaaatgttacCCAATGAACAGAGTGGCTCTTTCAGCATGGTACATGTATTGCGTATGAATAACCTCAGTGCCCTCTAACGGTGAATCTCAGTGTGGAATAGTGTAAGGGGGTGGTGTTCTGTGCCCTCTAACAGTCAATCTCAGTGTGGAATAGTGTAAGGGGGTGgtgttctgtggaaaaaaaaaacatccacagacACGTGGTCCGTGGTACGAAAAGGTCCCCCTGAACTTGCATGAATACTGCCCAGCACAATGTGGCATCGTTTCCCGTCTGTCTGCATGTCCGCAGCACCTGTGCTTTTACATGTTAGGACATCCTCACTCCGAGGGCAACCATTTTGCAGGTCTCCGAAAGCCTCTGGCCTGTTTGAAGGCGAGTCCAGCCGCTTCAGCTGCACAGGTGTGATGTCATACATGACCACACTGTAGATCAGTCTGTGATTCCTCTCTGTATGCCGTGATAGGAGGTTGAGGCTGAGGTCACCGTACGCTGCCAGTCACTGAAGCGTATGAACCAATCAAGACTTGCTCTCAGCAGCAAAACACtgtggttcaaatcagtgagtcacatGACAGCTCCGACCGCACTGGAGATCACGAAgcctgactccctctctctcctgcgtGGAAAGGCACTGCAAACAATGGCCCTCATTACCTGGGCACAGGTAAGCCTCTGATCATACCATCTGCTGTTCATTTTAGGCAAGTCACCACAGGCTTAAGCTGAActatggaaatattttattaagtaCTGATGCCAGTGGATCTTTACATTTTGTGcttacagacatacatacacacaccacttCCATTTGGTGGCActgcataaaatgttttatataaaatCAATCAGAACAGGGCACATCCCTATGGAAACACAGTTTTAGTTTCAGTGCGCATGGTTTGCACGAGATTTGGTTTGCATAAAGTAGAAAGGTTAGTGTGAAGACTTGACACATCGATACACATTTAAaggaaacacacatatatacaggaGAAAGTCAGACTGAGCGCAACGGTAAAACTCCACTGTAAAAACCTGCacctgcattaaaaaaacattctgagagACTGTTACAAAGAGAGCTTaagacacacagaagaaaatCTCCCAACATCTCCCACCAACACTGTTATGCATAGGAAATCAGCgcttcatttaaattaaagcCGTGGCTCTGCTCACTCAAGCATTTCtgccacctttttttttaatataaaatattgctCAAAATGGATAATGGCACataacattatattaatatCTGTACTGTTGATGTGTAACATTATTTGCCTTTACTTTGAATGGTCTTTatcacacactgctgcagacccccccccccccccccccaaacacagcCACGGGGGAGCAGACCCCTCCACTACAGAAGATCAGTAGTTGACCCTGCGTCTGagggggctggggctggggggtggggtgggctggCGGGACCGCAGAATTCGGGCGTAGGGCGTATTCCGGGAGGCGGGGCTCTGAGCCGTGGGCATGTTCCGGGTCGGGGTACGGGTGGGGAAGAGGGAGCGGAAGAAGGGCCTCTTTTCGGGGTGCACGTTTTCGGCGTCGGGCCCCGCGCCCTCGCACCCCCTCTTCCTGCAGGAGCCCGGggcgggcggggcagggggggccATGGGGGGCCGCTGGGCCTGCAGCTGGGCCAGGCTTTCATTCTTCTTCCTCAGGTCCATCTTCACCAGCAGCAGACTGTTCTGCAGCTCCACCAGGGACTGGtcctgagggagggggagggaacaGGGTtagggaatggggggggggtgtagagtGAGCAGGGGGAGGGTGTAGCGTGAGCGGGGGGAGGGTGTACGGGGGGGTGTAGAGGGAACAGGAGGGGGGTGTagagggagcagggggagagtgTAGAGGGAACAGGAGGGGGGTGTagagggagcagggggagggtgTAGCGTGAGCGGGGGGAGGGTGTAGCGTGAGCGGGGGGAGGGTGTAGAGGGAGCAGGGTCAGTGGGGTTATGAGGGGATTGTGTGTTGTTGACAGGGTAGGTGGGAGGGGAGACAGTGCAGATTAGAATGAGTGTGGTTTGCTCATTGGGGGTGTGGATCACCGCTCAGGCCTTACagaaagagtgacagagagcGACAGAACacggagggaaggagaaagcaGAAAGGAAAGAGTGAAGAAGCTGACAGACCAGTTGCCAGGCAGACTGAATTATTGCTGGACACATCTGTGCCTGTTTGACAGGAGCGATCACTGGCCTCCATTACCACAGTGTTGCACCACAGCTCTCGGTTCAGGCCCTGCACGCACTTTAGTATGACACAGGCAAATTACAGCTCTCCTTTAACCCCTTGCTCTGTTCTTTAAAGAAAGGCACCAAAACTTGTACTTTTTTCCTGTACCTTTGAAAACTTGGCAAACAGTAATgaggaaagagaaagcaaaaagaaagaTCTCAAACTGTAACCGCAAAGTCAAACTATGTATGTTTGCCTGATAAAGGCATAGAGcttgtgtacatgtatatgccTGTCTGATGGCGGGGCGGAGCTTGTGTACAGGTATATGCCTGTCTGGTGAAGGGGCGGAGCTTGTGTACAGGTATATGCCTGTCTGGTGAAGGGGCGGAGCTTGTGTACGGGTATATGCCTGTCTGGTGAAGGGGCGGAGCTTGTGTACAGGTATATGCCTGTCTGATGGAGGGGCGGAGCTTGTGTACAGGTATATGCCTCTCTGATGGCGGCGCTGTGATGGACACACCTGCTTGGCCAGCATGTCGTCGGCGGCAGTGAGGGCGTGGCGCAGTCTCTCGCCGCCTGTGTTGCGGCAGCAGGCTCGCTCGGCCGCCTGCAGGTCCACGCCCAGGCGCTGCAGGTCTGCCCGCAGCTGCCGCAGATTCTGCGGGACGGAGACGTGCACGCggtcacacacaggcacagtcatgcgcaatcacacacacgcgcagccACGCACAGTCACGcagagtctcacacacacacgcacacgcacgcacagtctcacacacacacgcacacacacacacacacacacacacacagtcacgcagagtctcacacacacacacacacagtgacgcagagtcacacacacgccCTTACAATACCAGCCCAGCCAATGCGCTGTTTCAGTACGCTGTGCTGCGCATATTCAGCACAGATGTGCTGATATCTCACTCACATGGACACTTTGCTGTATTCACTACACACTCTATCCCAGCTGAGTGACACACAAAGCTAAGACCCACTCACACAAAACCACAAGTTAGTGATTTAGCTGTACAGGTGAAGCTACTTTGATCATTTACAGAGTGAGCAAATGAGTAAAAGTAAGTGAATTATTTTTGGGGGACTGGCACAATTTTGCAGCACTTTAAGAACAGTATGATGCTTGACCACCATCCCAGTCTTCTTCATAAATTCCCAGAATGAAAATACATTCCAGGAGTTTAAAGGATTCTCAGTGATTTCCCAGGCTTCTGGGCACCTTGCATACACCACCATACAGATCAGGGACACACGACTCCAGAAAAAccccagcacacagacatgcagagagagcaccgaccctctgtccctcctccagTTTGCGGTCCACTGAGGCGGTGAGGGTGCCGGTGGGGGCGGGCAGGGCGAGCAGCCCCTGGTAACGCCTCAGCtctgtggcgggggggggggacaggatGGGACAGCATGGTCAGTAACACCGCTCAATGGTCTTACTCACCTCTGTGTACTGTACACGCTAACCCACTTTCCACTTTTAAATCAGCCTATTCACATCAGAGTAAAggaccacagacagagagactgaaaaagTTTATCAGCATCAGCCATTTCCCAGGCAATCTGCATCATGTATATAAGTTCCCCATTGATGCTGCAGGAAGCCTTTAACTTGCAGTAAGTTGAGTAACTTATCAAAAGGGTACAACTGAGTTAGCCCATGTAGGAACTGAACCTATGACCCCCTGGTTTCTCACCTTGCGTTTTCTCCAGCAGCTCAGCACGGCACTGGTCCAGCTCCACTCGCACCCTGTTCAGCTCCCCTgcctgagaggaggaggagctggaggaggtggcCAGTCGCCGGGAGCGACGGAGGCCCTCAGGGTTTGAGGGGACCTCGGGAGGCGGGGCTACAGGGGCCATGCCCACAGCCTCTCCTTGCCCCGCCCCCGGCgttctcctctctttcagctcCGCGGCCAGCTGAGCGATCTGCTCATCACGATCCTGACAGAGGAGGCGGCAGGTTATCGGTTTATTTCCCACATCCTGTTGGGTTTATCTTCAGTCTGCTGTTATTTGTGATGCGTCAACTTAAAGACCAGTCACTGCAGTTCTTTTTGGTTTATAGTAGTATCTCTCACCTCTATGtagcatctctctctcacacatccaTCTCCTGTGTgtagtgtctctctctctcacacatccaTCTCCTGTGTgtagtgtctctctctctcacctccatcTCCTGTGTgtagcatctctctctctcacatccatCTCCTGTGTgtagtgtctctctctctcacacatccaTCTCCTGTGTgtagtgtctctctctctcacctccatcTCCTGTGTgtagcatctctctctctcacatccatCTCCTGTGTgtagtgtctctctctctctctcacctctctctcccaggtgtAGTATGTATCTCTCTCACCTCCATCTCCTGGGTGTAGAACCTCTTCAGGCTTTTCTGCAGGGTGTTGAGCTTGTCCTCGTACCTCTCCTCCACCAGCACCCTCTGGGTCTCCAGGGTCTCACTGAGCAGAGAAGAGCAGAGTGATGAGGCTCCTGTTACCCAGAGAtgcccaacaccccccccccatccctctctctccctctctgtgtacATGGCTCTCACGCCAGACAGATTCTTAGCttccattacatttcaatgACATTGAGAATAAATGATAGATTTTCAATAATTCATTGCAATGTTGTGATAGCCCAGTTTTACTGAGATATGAACACTTTAAATATGGAATTGCAGAGGGATATACTTTTTTCAGacagtattttcttttattgtattttccatCTGCACAGACTTGCAGACCCTTTCAACAGCAGTGACTtctcagcacactgacattTCCAGCCTTGATGGTAAAAGCGCAGCTCATAGCCAAAAGgctgccggtttgattccccactggggcactgctgctgtacccttgggaaggGCAATTAACCCAGAACTggcccagtaaatatccagctgttaaatggatgacatgtaacaACTGCAACCCATGTAAGTCTCtgtggaaaagagcatctgctaaatgacaataatgtaacgtaacatgtttgcctgttttttttcacagtaagAATGAGCCGCATCTTGTTTCGGGGTACAGCGGGACGGCGGGACCCCTGCAGCCGGTACCTGAAGTCGTTCTCCATGCGGGTGATGATCTCCATCATCTCGCCGCACACCTGCTCCCTCACGCTGGCCTCCAGCGCCTCCTTCTCCTGCCGCTGTCGCTGCACCTCCCCCTTCAGCACGTCGATGGCCCGCAGCAGCGCCTGCACCGGGGGAGGAGCCTGTctcagccagccaatcagcactcTGCACTCCACTTTGACTGACACATTCAGAACGTtctgcttccccccccccttcacctaCACAGCATAAGGAATTCTGTGGGAGCTGATCTGAAACATGCTGTGTGAGAAACTAAAGACATTTGGTCTTTAGTTTGCAGGtttgaaaaagattttaaaaagacatttggTTACGACTTAGACAATTTGTTTTATTCCTTATGgtcttttgcttgtgttgtgctctgcctcacttgtaagcccctttgggtaaaagcgtctgctaaatgaataaatgtaaatgttttacagaAGAGAAGTTGAATAGTAGAGTCAATTTAAACAGACTGACTGGTAAGAAACATGTCGGTAGAGTATAGCTTACAGGGGGACTTCAGCACAACGGCCCTGTGACAAACCTATCGGAGTCATAACCGGGAGGGGTGGACCGACCTCGGAGTCGAACATGGTGATGTCTCCCTCTTCGTCCTCgctgccctcctcctcttcctcctccatcagcGTGCTCTCGCTGGCTCTCAGGGCGGGCTCCCGCAGCAGCGAGAGGATGTAGGCCACCCTCGTCTTGGTGGACGGGCCGTGGACCAGCTGAGGAGCGAggcacaggtcaaaggtcaggggaCACCGAGGTAGCAAACAGCAAATTCAGGTTTCTATAACCCTTACAGCTCCTTTGAGAACGGCAAAGCTTATTACAGTGAGAGGTGGAGAACTCACTTCTACCGCTATGAATGTGTTGAATCCATTCCCACTTGGGTATAAATTAACAATTGTTTAATGTATCGCCATCACTGCTTGTAATACatgttaataaaatataatgcaattgTTGcaggtttaaaatgaaaatgaagagcCAAGAAGGGCTGGTGCGATGCTCTGAGATTCAATGAGAAGCACTGCTGTGGTTCTGTGCCAGAGAACTCGCGCAACAGCTCAACTCCTCTAGCAGACAAGCAGtcactcagccaatcaaaatggGGGATTATCAAACAGCCAGGGAGACACACGGTAGGAAACTGCCCTTTCTGTTTGAGGTTAGTAGTATGGAATCTAATGGCCATAAGGGGGTCAGGGAATGCCGTGTTTGGCCAGGTACAGGAAGGGACACGGTGGAGGCGGTACCTGAGTGGCGATGGCAGAGAATTTGAGGGCCTGCAGGGTTTCGTCGTAGGTGGAGGCGCAGGGGTTGATGTTGACCACCATGCAGGAGCGGCCACGGCCACTGAAGAAGCCCTGCAGCACCCGCGTCAGCTTGCTGTCCCGGAACGGCACCACCACGGGCGGCCGAGACCTGCGGAGACCAGCAAGCTCAGCGAGAGTGTGTACGTGTACCTGTTGCtctagttgtgtgtgtgtgtgtgtgtgtgtgtgcgtgtgcgtgtgcgtgtctgtgtacctgttgctctggttgtgtgtgtgtgtgtgtgtgtgtgtgtgagtgtgtgtacgtgttgccctggttgtgtgtgtgtacgtgtgtgtacctgttgttctggttgtgtgtgtgagagactgtgtgtgtgtgtgtgtgtgtgtgtgtgtgtgtgtgtgtacctgttgTTCTGGTTGTGTCTGAGCGCACTGATGCAGCGTCCCAGTGTGTGCAGGGAGGTGTTGATGTTGTTGGCCTCCTTCATCCTCTCGCCGCTGCGCTGGTCCTTGCACCTCTCTGACCCGGCCaggtcacacacagtcagtctgCGGAGAGCACACACAGTCAGCTCCGAAACACTGACcccaggtcacacacacacagtcagcctgcagagagacaccAGCCTTAGCGATCTCAGTCAGCTCAGAAACACTGACcccaggtcacacacacagtcagcctgcagagagacaccAGCCTTAGCGATCTCAGTCAGCTCTGAAACACTGACcccaggtcacacacacagtcagctcCGAAACACTGACcccaggtcacacacacagtcagctctgaaacactgaccccaggtcacacacacacagtcagcctgcagagagacaccAGCCTTAGCGATCTCAGTCAGCTCTGAAACACTGACcccaggtcacacacacagtcagctctgaaacactgaccccaggtcacacacacagtcagcctgcagagagacaccAGCCTTAGCGATCTCAGTCAGCTCTGAAACACTGACcccaggtcacacacacagtcagctctgaaacactgaccccaggtcacacacacagtcagcctgcagagagacaccAGCCTTAGCGATCTCAGTCAGCTCTGAAACACTGACcccaggtcacacacacagtcagcctgcagagagacaccAGCCTTAGCGATCTCAGTCAGCTCTGAAACACTGACCCCAGAGCTCAGCTCAGACTGTgctctgaggaagaggaagatgtgTACAACTCACTCGCTGATCCGTGTGCTCTGCTCCGATTGGCTCTCAGGATGGACATGCAGGATGCGGATGGAGAAGATGCTGTGGCTAaaaccagagacagagagagagtggattAAATGTGTGATTGTTCAGTcggtgagtgagtgtgtgtgtgtgtatatgtgtgtgtgtgtgtgagagagagagagagaccatgtGGCTGGagttggtgtgtatgtgtgtgtgtgtgtgagtgagtgtgtgtgagagagagagagagaccatgtGGCTGTGTGTACCTGCGGCTGGAGTTATGATTCAGGTGAGTGCTGGCAAAGCTCTGATTGCGACGTCCGACCCTCAGAACCTTCCAGGCCTCATCAGCACTGCGCACCTGCACCCAGGTGAGATCtgcagcgagagagagggagagggagagggtttAACCTGGCCTAACACCACCAGCGCCTGTCtcatttaaccctttcgcacgtacggtcacaccggtgtgattagccgtttagcgtgtatgctaaaaccggtgcgattagtACACTGGATTGACAAAATTCTacctaattttagctttgaggaaacagtgatttaatgttaaaaaatatagcaaatgtggcggtgaaaactaAGAAGCTTAATaaagttaatgaaaacataacatagcatgcgcgctacatagcataaaataagttacgtgcgaaagggttaagctgCATCGTACCCTTGACGTAGGGGTTGCCGTGGCGATCGTCACACAGCCGCAGCGGGGGCCTCTTCTTGGGCTGCAGGGAGGGCGGGGCATCCAGGAGGTCGTACAGGAACTCATTGTAGATCTCAAAGAAGGACACCCACACCGAAAACCgcaccccctcctccagcctctcccCCGCGCTCTGGGACATGCTGTCCGAGTCCAGGCAAACGCTGTCCGAGTCTGCGGGGGGGAAGGGAAACTATGTCAGTGGAGCGGGAGCTCACGGGCCGAATTCCCCGCCGTGATTGGAGGATTCGGTCACGGCCTCACCTTCCAGCTGCGTGGCTGTGCAGCTGGCCGTAGAGATGCCCCCGATGCCGCTGTCGCAGCTGACTCCCGCGCCGCCCTGCAGCCGGGAATTGTGGGAAACCACGCTCTCCTCctgagagagaaaggcaaaGCACACGCTGCTCACTCCCGTCACCACCGCTGGAGCCTCGGGGTGATCGGGCACGGAGCTGCAATAACCGGGCTGTGGTCAGGGTGCTGCAGCTCCCGCCGCccgggacactgctgctccatcCCCGAGCGAAGCACTTAGCCTGAACTGCTTCTGCCAGACAGCCAACATCCAGGTGTCCAGACTCTATGGATGTTATGTCACGTGCGAGTTATCACTGGTGTAAGCTGCCTTGCAAACTCCAGCAACGAAAATCCAATACTCCTGACAAATGATTTCCCTTTGCAAAGTGCCAGTGTGTATCTTTGTATCGATCGTTACTGTAATCTGCCAGTTACAGACCTTCCTGCTGGAGTTCTTCCACCTGagagcctccctctcctctacGGTGTAGCCGGTAGTTTCAGCGATGCTCTGCCCGGGATTTGCTGTCTGCCaggagaaggaagaaaaagTCAATAGCAGACTCCTGTTTTCTCATCCCTGAGGCATAACATGGAAATGTTAGACCTTCTCTTTCAACCTCTCACAGGATCTGGTTTGAAACTGCTACTTTGTCTCACCCCTTGGTTTGTAATTGATTTAATACTCCCAGCCCTGCTGTTAATCCCCAGAGGAACAGTATTTTACACTATTTTATTCCATGTTTATATtcaaacatattcatattcataatttgCTGTGCTCTTACTCTGTAACCAAtgatttttataaattattttcaccAACTAGATTCTGCACAgttctttgaataaatattaCCCTCACCTAAAGAGAATATATTGCATTGATTTACTGTAGTGCATCTCCCTACAAGCAGGTCAGTACCACATTCCACCACTAGGTGGCGACCAGGCGCTCCCACCTCTTTCATCAGGGCGTCTCTGCGGATCTCCTCAGCCCGAACCTCGCTGCTGTTCAGCCAGCGGACCTCCTGACACAGAACGGGCTTCAGGTCCAGCGCACCGTAGAGCCGGCCCTGAAGCTTCCGGAACACGGACACCAAGGCCCTGGGCAGCAGCCCTGCCTCGCGCCCCGTACCTGGGGGAAAGAGGGGCACAGCTGCTCACCCTGCGCTTGCATGGGGTGGGCCCAGGGCAGAGTGTTTTGGGTTGTCAGACCCAATCCCTGGAGGGCTGGGCATGggggtctgtctctctctccacccctgcCTTCAGTGCCTTAATCACAGTG comes from Megalops cyprinoides isolate fMegCyp1 chromosome 3, fMegCyp1.pri, whole genome shotgun sequence and encodes:
- the kif20a gene encoding kinesin-like protein KIF20A gives rise to the protein MALHMASPGGVLSDEEDGGAAVFESTAADVAGLMGSRHCGAALPEISLISPGLEPPTPQKQKGQVKTGVERRGSAEEEGGSERVKVYLRIRPLTEAEREKGEEQGCVCLQNEETLMLTAPKNSYNMKSSERGIAPNVHKFTFTQISGPETTQQEFFERTMKEMVGDVLRGENRLLYTYGVTNSGKTYTIQGTGREAGLLPRALVSVFRKLQGRLYGALDLKPVLCQEVRWLNSSEVRAEEIRRDALMKEEESVVSHNSRLQGGAGVSCDSGIGGISTASCTATQLEDSDSVCLDSDSMSQSAGERLEEGVRFSVWVSFFEIYNEFLYDLLDAPPSLQPKKRPPLRLCDDRHGNPYVKDLTWVQVRSADEAWKVLRVGRRNQSFASTHLNHNSSRSHSIFSIRILHVHPESQSEQSTRISELTVCDLAGSERCKDQRSGERMKEANNINTSLHTLGRCISALRHNQNNRSRPPVVVPFRDSKLTRVLQGFFSGRGRSCMVVNINPCASTYDETLQALKFSAIATQLVHGPSTKTRVAYILSLLREPALRASESTLMEEEEEEGSEDEEGDITMFDSEALLRAIDVLKGEVQRQRQEKEALEASVREQVCGEMMEIITRMENDFSETLETQRVLVEERYEDKLNTLQKSLKRFYTQEMEDRDEQIAQLAAELKERRTPGAGQGEAVGMAPVAPPPEVPSNPEGLRRSRRLATSSSSSSSQAGELNRVRVELDQCRAELLEKTQGEKPGELRRYQGLLALPAPTGTLTASVDRKLEEGQRNLRQLRADLQRLGVDLQAAERACCRNTGGERLRHALTAADDMLAKQDQSLVELQNSLLLVKMDLRKKNESLAQLQAQRPPMAPPAPPAPGSCRKRGCEGAGPDAENVHPEKRPFFRSLFPTRTPTRNMPTAQSPASRNTPYARILRSRQPTPPPSPSPLRRRVNY